A section of the Pseudomonas sp. FP453 genome encodes:
- a CDS encoding gluconokinase yields the protein MSQPVTALVIMGVAGCGKTSVSEAVCRLNGATAIEGDSFHPAANIEKMSAGHPLNDDDRAGWLDILGDELRRSLKAGEHPVLTCSALKKKYRDHLREAAPGLGFVFLELSREVASDRVSHRPGHFMPASLIDSQFATLESPVGEPLTLALNASVDSVEALAEQTHAWWLQHGFEPSK from the coding sequence ATGAGTCAACCTGTTACTGCCCTGGTCATCATGGGTGTTGCTGGCTGTGGCAAGACCAGCGTCAGCGAGGCCGTGTGCCGTCTGAACGGCGCCACTGCGATTGAAGGCGACAGCTTTCACCCTGCCGCAAACATCGAAAAGATGAGCGCCGGCCACCCCCTCAACGACGACGACCGCGCCGGCTGGCTCGACATCCTCGGCGATGAATTGCGCCGTTCGCTGAAAGCCGGTGAACACCCGGTACTCACCTGTTCCGCCCTCAAGAAGAAATACCGCGACCACCTGCGCGAAGCCGCGCCGGGCCTGGGTTTCGTGTTTCTGGAGCTGAGCCGTGAGGTGGCGTCCGACCGCGTGTCCCATCGCCCCGGCCATTTCATGCCGGCCAGCCTGATCGACAGCCAGTTCGCCACCCTTGAATCGCCTGTGGGCGAGCCGCTGACCCTGGCCCTCAACGCCAGCGTCGACAGTGTCGAGGCGTTGGCCGAGCAGACCCATGCCTGGTGGCTGCAACACGGCTTCGAACCTTCCAAGTAA
- a CDS encoding LacI family DNA-binding transcriptional regulator yields the protein MMTSKNDKKLRTTGRPTLNEVARLAGVSPITASRALRGISTVATELVEKVQKAASELNYVVNPAARALASAQSHSVVVIVPSLSNLLFIETLEAIHQVLRPKGFEVLIGNSHYSRDEEENLLRNYMAYQPRGLLLTGFDRTESARRMVEASNVPCVYMMDLDPNAGVNCVGFSQLAAGETAAAHLLSRGRKRLAYIGAQLDQRTLLRGEGFRRALQHAGLYDPALELLTPRPSSVGLGGELFLQMLAAHPDVDAIFFGNDDLAQGALLEALRHGINVPERVAVLGFNDLPASSFMVPRLSSISTPREAIGRRSAEHLLTIMAGNKVAKPVVDMGFELQVREST from the coding sequence CTGATGACCTCCAAGAACGATAAAAAATTGCGCACCACGGGTCGCCCGACCCTTAACGAAGTCGCCCGCCTCGCCGGCGTCAGCCCGATTACCGCCTCCCGCGCCTTGCGCGGCATCAGCACTGTGGCCACCGAACTGGTGGAAAAAGTGCAAAAGGCCGCCAGTGAACTGAATTACGTGGTCAACCCCGCTGCCCGCGCCCTGGCCTCGGCCCAGAGCCATTCGGTGGTGGTGATCGTGCCGTCATTGTCCAACCTGCTGTTTATCGAAACCCTCGAAGCCATCCACCAAGTGCTGCGGCCCAAGGGCTTTGAAGTGCTGATCGGCAACTCCCACTATTCCCGTGATGAAGAAGAAAACCTGCTGCGCAACTACATGGCCTACCAGCCACGGGGTTTGTTGCTGACTGGGTTTGATCGGACCGAGAGCGCCCGACGAATGGTCGAGGCCAGTAATGTGCCGTGTGTGTACATGATGGACCTGGACCCGAATGCCGGCGTGAACTGCGTGGGGTTCTCGCAGCTGGCGGCGGGTGAAACGGCGGCGGCGCACCTGCTGTCCCGTGGGCGCAAGCGCCTGGCTTACATAGGTGCGCAACTGGACCAACGCACCTTGCTACGCGGCGAAGGTTTCCGCCGTGCGCTGCAACACGCGGGCCTGTACGACCCGGCGCTGGAATTGCTGACGCCGCGCCCCTCTTCTGTGGGCCTGGGCGGCGAACTGTTCCTGCAGATGCTGGCGGCCCATCCCGACGTGGACGCGATCTTCTTCGGCAACGACGACCTGGCCCAGGGCGCCTTGCTCGAAGCCCTGCGCCACGGTATCAACGTGCCGGAGCGCGTGGCTGTGCTGGGGTTCAACGACCTGCCCGCCTCGTCGTTCATGGTGCCGCGCCTGAGCAGCATCAGCACGCCACGTGAGGCGATCGGGCGGCGCTCGGCGGAGCATCTGTTGACGATCATGGCGGGTAACAAGGTGGCCAAGCCGGTGGTGGATATGGGCTTTGAACTCCAGGTCCGAGAAAGCACCTGA